From Mycolicibacterium fluoranthenivorans, one genomic window encodes:
- the mrf gene encoding ribosome hibernation factor-recruiting GTPase MRF, whose amino-acid sequence MRTPVVLVAGQGTADEVADTLIRSPGTISVGYAIEGHLAIRQITEMRSERRIISVWPIEVTGCLNCAIRADLLPLLRRLHRREDVSRIAVTLPTWADPESLCTAIERTPLHIGPGYIDGPAGRDVVVTAVVTGIESEGWLAQALGDDDLEVELEHSQTVAQVVVAQAEFADVLVLTAPEATTLAVLRRLAPRARITVGTDNVELALANLDPLARRGRPDDPHDPLLAGQPPLRPDGEVRLLEFNARRPFHPLRLHHAIDDLLDGVVRIRGRAWIASQPDAVVWIESAGGGLGVGHCGTWLADMDPADRAYVDPERIALAGSIWDDRFGDRHIAMTALVCGADPDVITGALNRALLTDDELARPRDWADYPDPFGDWHHDPCDSLQADVDANKEASNEG is encoded by the coding sequence ATGCGGACCCCAGTGGTGCTGGTGGCCGGTCAGGGAACAGCAGACGAGGTGGCGGACACCCTGATCCGTTCCCCGGGCACGATCAGCGTCGGCTATGCGATCGAAGGACATCTGGCGATTCGGCAGATCACCGAGATGCGGTCCGAGCGGCGGATCATCTCCGTGTGGCCGATCGAGGTCACCGGGTGTCTGAACTGCGCCATCCGCGCCGACCTGCTGCCCCTGCTGCGGCGGCTGCACCGGCGTGAGGACGTGTCCCGGATCGCGGTCACCCTGCCCACCTGGGCCGACCCCGAGTCGCTGTGCACCGCGATCGAACGCACTCCCCTTCACATCGGCCCCGGCTACATCGACGGGCCCGCCGGCCGCGATGTCGTCGTCACCGCCGTGGTCACCGGAATCGAGTCCGAAGGCTGGCTCGCCCAGGCACTCGGCGACGACGATCTGGAGGTCGAGCTCGAGCATTCCCAGACTGTCGCGCAGGTGGTGGTGGCCCAGGCCGAGTTCGCCGATGTGCTGGTGCTCACCGCACCCGAGGCCACCACCCTCGCGGTGCTGCGCCGGTTGGCACCGCGGGCCCGGATCACCGTCGGTACCGACAACGTGGAACTGGCCCTGGCGAACCTCGATCCGCTGGCCCGCCGAGGCCGACCCGACGATCCACACGATCCGCTGCTGGCCGGCCAACCACCGCTGCGGCCCGATGGCGAGGTGCGCCTGCTGGAGTTCAACGCGCGCAGGCCTTTTCACCCACTCCGGCTACATCATGCGATCGACGATCTGCTCGACGGCGTGGTCCGCATCCGCGGCCGGGCCTGGATCGCGAGCCAACCCGATGCAGTCGTCTGGATCGAGTCCGCAGGGGGCGGGCTCGGCGTGGGGCACTGCGGAACCTGGCTGGCGGACATGGACCCGGCCGACCGCGCCTATGTCGACCCGGAGCGCATCGCGCTGGCCGGCTCGATCTGGGACGACCGCTTCGGCGACCGGCACATCGCGATGACCGCCCTGGTGTGCGGCGCCGACCCGGACGTCATCACCGGCGCACTGAACCGGGCGCTGCTCACCGATGACGAGTTGGCCCGACCGCGGGACTGGGCGGATTACCCGGATCCCTTCGGAGATTGGCATCACGACCCCTGCGATTCACTGCAGGCCGATGTCGACGCGAACAAGGAGGCAAGCAATGAAGGCTGA
- a CDS encoding type B 50S ribosomal protein L31, which yields MKAEIHPDYHPVVFADANTGAMFLTRSTATSDRTVDWQGSTYPLIVVDVTSDSHPFWTGSSRRIDTAGQVEKFHRRYGVRPAP from the coding sequence ATGAAGGCTGAGATCCATCCCGACTACCACCCCGTCGTCTTCGCCGACGCCAACACCGGGGCGATGTTCCTGACCCGCTCTACGGCGACCAGCGACCGCACAGTCGATTGGCAGGGCAGCACCTATCCGCTGATCGTCGTCGACGTCACCAGCGATTCCCACCCGTTCTGGACGGGATCGAGCCGGCGCATCGACACCGCCGGCCAGGTCGAGAAGTTCCACCGGCGATACGGGGTGCGTCCCGCCCCCTAG
- a CDS encoding MBL fold metallo-hydrolase produces MRLKPGRPDLGDYARFFDLPAAGPAPLTVTWAGVTTLVVDDGTSAVMTDGFFSRPSLRQVGLARIAPSTPRIDGCLARLGVRSLDAVLPVHTHFDHAMDSAVVAERTGAALVGGDSVAHLGHGLAPGKVVIATPGVPVGLGAFEITLVAGEHCPPDRFPGPIAAPVRPPVRAKAYRCGEAWSAVVHHRPSDRRLLIVGSAGFVPGALAGYRAEVVYLGIGQLGLQSERYLLDYWTETVRTVGARRVVLIHWDDFFRPLDVPLRALPYAADDLDVSMRVLARLAEQDGVTLHLPTLWQPTDPWI; encoded by the coding sequence ATGCGCCTGAAACCCGGACGCCCGGACCTCGGCGACTATGCGCGGTTCTTCGATCTGCCCGCGGCCGGCCCGGCACCGTTGACGGTCACCTGGGCCGGCGTCACCACACTCGTGGTCGACGACGGGACCTCAGCGGTGATGACGGACGGGTTCTTCAGCCGGCCTTCCCTGCGGCAGGTCGGGTTGGCCCGCATCGCACCGTCGACACCGCGCATCGACGGCTGTCTGGCTCGGCTCGGGGTGCGCAGCCTCGATGCGGTGCTGCCGGTGCACACCCACTTCGATCACGCCATGGACTCCGCAGTGGTGGCCGAACGTACGGGCGCCGCGCTGGTGGGAGGCGATTCGGTGGCCCACCTCGGGCACGGACTGGCACCCGGGAAGGTCGTCATCGCCACTCCAGGTGTTCCGGTGGGCCTCGGCGCTTTCGAGATCACGCTCGTCGCCGGCGAGCACTGCCCACCCGACCGGTTCCCCGGCCCGATCGCCGCACCGGTGCGCCCGCCGGTGCGGGCGAAGGCATATCGATGTGGCGAAGCATGGTCCGCGGTGGTGCATCATCGCCCGTCGGACCGGCGACTGCTGATCGTCGGCAGCGCCGGTTTCGTCCCCGGTGCGCTGGCCGGGTACCGCGCCGAGGTCGTCTACCTGGGCATCGGTCAATTGGGCCTGCAGTCCGAGCGCTATCTGCTCGACTACTGGACCGAGACCGTGCGCACCGTCGGTGCGCGCCGGGTGGTGCTGATCCACTGGGACGATTTCTTCCGGCCGCTGGACGTGCCGCTCCGGGCCTTGCCCTATGCGGCGGACGACCTCGACGTATCGATGCGGGTCTTGGCCCGACTCGCCGAGCAGGACGGGGTCACCCTGCACCTGCCGACGTTGTGGCAGCCGACGGATCCCTGGATCTGA
- a CDS encoding SLC13 family permease: MVRPHRWPEVAVAAPAAGLLLLTGVVTMDSAAEEIGRLLPVTGFLAAVLALGRICDDEGLFRAAGTTMARLSRGDPHRLLGGVFVLAAATTAVLSLDATVVLLTPVVLATARTLAVSPKPHAYATAHLSNSASLLLPVSNLTNLLAFGAAGISFAMFAAVMVLPWLAVIAVEYLLLRLIFRRELAAPSPHEEPPPPADIPVFVLVVLGLTLAGFAVTSALDIAPAWAALAGAVVLGVRSLARGRSSVTGIAKAVDVPFLVFVLCLGVIVDAVMRHGLGDFMKTHVPLGTSLPALLLIATAAAALSNVVNNLPAVLVLLPVVAAAGPAAVLAVLIGVNVGPNATYPGSLANLLWRNIIRREGMTAGVAEFTRVGLLTVPLSLVVAVVCLWAGVRVFGL, from the coding sequence ATGGTGCGGCCGCACCGCTGGCCGGAGGTCGCCGTGGCCGCCCCCGCCGCCGGGCTGCTCCTGCTCACCGGTGTGGTGACCATGGACTCGGCTGCGGAGGAGATCGGCAGACTGCTCCCGGTGACCGGCTTTCTGGCCGCCGTGCTGGCACTCGGGCGGATATGCGATGACGAGGGGTTGTTCCGGGCCGCCGGGACCACGATGGCCCGACTGAGCCGTGGCGATCCGCACCGCCTGCTCGGTGGGGTGTTCGTGCTCGCCGCGGCGACGACGGCCGTGCTCAGCTTGGACGCGACGGTGGTGCTGCTGACCCCGGTCGTGCTGGCGACGGCCCGGACCCTGGCCGTGTCACCGAAACCGCATGCCTACGCCACCGCGCACCTGTCCAACAGCGCCTCGCTACTGCTACCGGTGTCCAACCTGACCAACCTGCTCGCCTTCGGCGCCGCGGGCATCTCGTTCGCCATGTTCGCGGCCGTGATGGTGCTGCCCTGGCTGGCGGTGATCGCGGTCGAATACCTGTTGTTGCGCCTGATCTTCAGGCGTGAGCTGGCCGCGCCCTCGCCGCACGAGGAACCGCCGCCGCCGGCCGACATCCCGGTGTTTGTCCTGGTCGTGCTCGGGCTCACCCTGGCCGGCTTCGCGGTCACCTCGGCCCTCGACATCGCGCCCGCCTGGGCGGCGCTCGCCGGTGCGGTGGTGCTGGGGGTGCGCAGCCTGGCACGCGGGCGCAGCAGCGTGACCGGCATCGCCAAAGCCGTCGACGTGCCGTTCCTGGTGTTCGTGCTGTGCCTGGGTGTCATCGTCGACGCCGTGATGCGACACGGTCTGGGCGATTTCATGAAGACCCATGTGCCGCTGGGCACTTCGCTGCCGGCGCTGTTGCTGATCGCCACGGCGGCGGCGGCGCTCTCCAATGTGGTGAACAATCTGCCGGCCGTGCTGGTGCTGCTCCCGGTGGTGGCAGCGGCCGGGCCGGCGGCCGTACTGGCCGTGCTGATCGGCGTCAACGTGGGACCCAACGCCACCTACCCAGGGTCACTGGCGAACCTGTTGTGGCGAAACATCATCCGCCGCGAGGGCATGACCGCGGGCGTCGCCGAGTTCACCCGGGTCGGGTTGCTCACCGTCCCGCTCAGCTTGGTGGTGGCGGTGGTGTGCCTGTGGGCCGGTGTCCGGGTGTTCGGCCTCTAG
- the rlmB gene encoding 23S rRNA (guanosine(2251)-2'-O)-methyltransferase RlmB: MAGNSQRRGAVRKEGTKKGPTVGSGGVRRRGLEGKGATPPAHQRPHHPAGKKAAKVARQNQGRQQRKTDEVEVVLGRNPVVECLRAGVPATALWVMLGVDADERITEAVKRAADSGISILEVQKHDLDRIASNGLHQGLALQVPPYSYTHPDDLLKAAQSDSTPALLVALDNISDPRNLGAIVRSVAAFGGHGVVIPQRRSASVSAVAWRTSAGAAARLPVARATNLNRTLKSWADAGLQIVGLDAGGDTELDDWDASVPTVVVVGSEGKGLSRLVRENCDAIVSIPMAGPTESLNASVAAGVVLAEIARQRRR, encoded by the coding sequence ATGGCCGGTAATTCACAGCGCCGCGGCGCCGTCCGCAAGGAAGGCACCAAGAAGGGCCCGACCGTCGGTTCCGGCGGTGTGCGCAGGCGCGGGCTGGAGGGCAAGGGCGCCACGCCGCCCGCACATCAGCGGCCGCACCACCCGGCGGGCAAGAAGGCCGCCAAGGTGGCCCGGCAGAATCAGGGCAGGCAACAGCGCAAGACCGATGAGGTCGAGGTCGTCCTCGGTCGTAACCCCGTGGTGGAGTGTCTGCGGGCCGGTGTCCCGGCCACGGCACTCTGGGTGATGCTCGGCGTGGATGCCGATGAGCGGATCACCGAAGCGGTGAAGCGCGCCGCGGATTCCGGTATCTCCATCCTGGAGGTCCAGAAGCATGATCTGGACCGGATCGCCAGCAATGGGCTGCATCAGGGCCTGGCGCTGCAGGTGCCGCCGTACAGCTACACCCACCCGGACGACCTGCTGAAGGCGGCGCAGAGCGACAGCACGCCCGCTCTGCTGGTGGCTCTGGACAACATCTCCGATCCTCGCAACCTGGGTGCCATCGTGCGCTCGGTGGCGGCCTTCGGCGGGCACGGAGTGGTGATCCCGCAACGGCGTTCGGCCTCGGTGAGTGCGGTGGCCTGGCGTACCAGTGCGGGTGCCGCCGCCCGGTTGCCGGTGGCCAGGGCCACGAACCTCAATCGGACGCTGAAGAGTTGGGCCGACGCCGGTCTGCAGATCGTCGGCCTCGATGCCGGCGGCGACACCGAACTCGACGACTGGGACGCGTCGGTGCCGACGGTCGTGGTGGTGGGATCCGAGGGCAAGGGGCTGTCGCGCCTGGTCCGGGAGAACTGCGATGCCATCGTGTCCATCCCGATGGCCGGTCCGACCGAGTCTCTCAACGCGTCGGTGGCCGCGGGTGTGGTGCTGGCCGAGATCGCCCGGCAGCGCCGCCGCTAG
- the cysS gene encoding cysteine--tRNA ligase, whose product MAEVTGLRLYDTLSGGVRDFVPLRPGHASIYLCGATVQGLPHIGHVRSGVAFDVLRRWLTAKGFDVAFIRNVTDIDDKILNKAADAGRPWWEWAATFERAFTQAYDALGVLPPSAEPRATGHITQMVELIERLIDRGHAYAAQGDVYFDVLSYAEYGALSGHRIDDVHQGEGAGTGKRDQRDFTLWKGAKPGEPSWPTPWGPGRPGWHTECVAMCESYLGPQFDIHAGGMDLVFPHHENEIAQAKAAGDGFAQYWLHNGWVTMGGEKMSKSLGNVLAIPAVLQRVRAAELRYYLGSAHYRSMLEFSENALTDAAKAYTGVEEFLHRVRNRVGAVVPGTWTEKFGAALDDDLSVPIALAEVHSTRAEGNRALDAGDHETALAAAQSVRAMMGILGCDPLDERWESRDETSAALAAVDVLVHWALAGRAEARENKDWAAADAIRDRLKEAGIEVTDTADGPQWSLLEGDTK is encoded by the coding sequence TTGGCCGAGGTGACTGGGCTGCGGCTATACGACACCCTCTCGGGTGGCGTTCGTGATTTTGTACCGCTGCGGCCCGGCCATGCCTCCATCTACCTCTGCGGGGCCACCGTTCAGGGGCTACCCCACATCGGACACGTCCGCAGTGGGGTCGCCTTCGACGTACTGCGGCGCTGGCTGACCGCGAAGGGTTTCGACGTGGCGTTCATCCGCAACGTCACCGATATCGACGACAAGATCCTGAACAAGGCCGCCGACGCGGGCCGGCCCTGGTGGGAATGGGCGGCGACCTTCGAGCGGGCGTTCACCCAGGCCTATGACGCCCTCGGGGTGCTGCCGCCGTCGGCCGAACCGCGGGCCACCGGGCACATCACCCAGATGGTCGAGTTGATCGAGCGGCTCATCGACCGCGGCCACGCCTATGCCGCGCAGGGCGATGTGTACTTCGACGTGCTCAGCTACGCCGAGTACGGCGCGTTGTCCGGGCACCGGATCGACGACGTCCACCAGGGTGAGGGCGCCGGTACGGGAAAGCGCGACCAGCGGGACTTCACCCTGTGGAAGGGCGCCAAGCCGGGGGAGCCGTCCTGGCCCACCCCGTGGGGCCCGGGCCGGCCGGGCTGGCACACCGAGTGTGTGGCGATGTGCGAGTCCTACCTCGGACCGCAGTTCGACATCCACGCCGGTGGGATGGACCTGGTGTTCCCGCACCACGAGAACGAGATCGCCCAGGCCAAGGCGGCCGGAGACGGTTTTGCGCAGTACTGGCTGCACAACGGCTGGGTCACCATGGGCGGCGAGAAGATGAGCAAATCGCTGGGCAACGTGCTCGCGATTCCGGCCGTACTGCAACGAGTTCGGGCCGCCGAACTGCGCTACTACCTGGGCAGTGCGCACTACCGGTCGATGCTGGAGTTCTCCGAGAACGCACTGACCGACGCCGCCAAGGCCTACACCGGCGTGGAGGAGTTCCTGCACCGGGTGCGCAACAGGGTCGGCGCCGTGGTGCCCGGCACGTGGACCGAGAAATTCGGTGCGGCCCTCGACGACGACCTGTCGGTGCCGATCGCCCTGGCCGAGGTGCATTCCACCCGGGCCGAGGGCAATCGCGCGCTGGATGCCGGCGACCACGAAACCGCCCTGGCGGCAGCGCAGTCCGTGCGGGCGATGATGGGCATCCTGGGGTGCGATCCGCTCGACGAGCGCTGGGAATCGCGCGACGAGACGTCGGCCGCGCTGGCGGCGGTGGACGTACTGGTGCACTGGGCGTTGGCGGGCCGGGCCGAGGCCAGGGAGAATAAGGACTGGGCGGCCGCGGACGCGATCCGGGATCGCCTCAAGGAGGCCGGAATCGAGGTCACCGACACCGCAGACGGACCGCAGTGGTCGCTGCTTGAGGGAGACACGAAATAG